One window of Campylobacter sp. RM12651 genomic DNA carries:
- a CDS encoding outer membrane protein transport protein, whose translation MNKVFLSFVVSGSLLASNYKLVPLSADGVALSSSNLAKSFSADAAFINPANMGFLGQNPQLHFSSNFYNAAGSRFTNELVNGLDGEPYYNATDAHGKEFSFFIPTLAFVYPINEQHFVGFAGYTDFAAVYGWNSDYAKALANNMDIRGGTAAISYAYKPIDELSLGASLTLNHTRIKFNILKDNAKNPRYIPADISSVNRVWVDEKGNAHPYSWVYEGDARVDNGYKFGYKLSLTYVPKYFDDKLRFSLLYNSSYKNKFEGNIDFKMSKFGMFDFANNLSPKNQEQFNSMQMSIQELAAMSIGLAGLMSEVYKIDPNTGSIVGTLPTQDSKVGYNGYVSANFLYPANANFGIAYEYGKHEFMFNMGRTFWSKAKTLDLKINSPEIPQSLKLATMQFMQKCAASGNNCNTIEGFQKVAMSISATLDPKDKQAIEEYFLSSFLQNSLEQGWRDTTLLSFGYRYNYDKELSFMLGFYTEDSPVRREKISFLAKDSRMYMYSLGLEYRLNKNLKVTGAGAYQHYADVKVNNVTDNILIQTKGKFSNQSNQIVNVGINYEF comes from the coding sequence ATGAATAAGGTTTTCTTATCATTTGTTGTTAGTGGTAGCTTACTAGCATCAAATTATAAGCTAGTTCCATTGAGTGCTGATGGAGTAGCTTTATCTAGCTCAAATTTAGCAAAGAGTTTTAGTGCCGATGCGGCTTTTATAAATCCAGCAAATATGGGATTTTTAGGACAAAATCCACAATTGCATTTTAGTTCAAATTTTTACAATGCTGCTGGCTCAAGATTTACAAATGAATTGGTAAATGGTTTAGATGGCGAACCATATTATAACGCCACTGATGCACACGGAAAAGAGTTTTCGTTCTTTATACCAACACTTGCATTTGTTTATCCTATTAACGAGCAACATTTTGTTGGATTTGCAGGTTATACTGATTTTGCTGCTGTTTATGGATGGAATAGTGATTATGCAAAAGCACTTGCTAATAATATGGATATTCGTGGTGGAACTGCAGCTATTTCCTATGCTTATAAGCCTATTGATGAATTAAGTTTGGGTGCAAGTTTAACATTAAATCATACTAGAATCAAATTTAATATTTTAAAAGATAATGCAAAAAATCCTAGATATATTCCAGCAGATATTAGTAGTGTAAATAGAGTTTGGGTTGATGAAAAAGGTAATGCACATCCTTATTCTTGGGTATATGAAGGAGATGCTAGGGTAGATAATGGTTATAAATTTGGATACAAATTATCTTTAACTTATGTTCCTAAATATTTTGATGATAAATTAAGATTTTCATTACTTTATAATTCTTCTTATAAAAATAAGTTTGAAGGTAATATTGATTTTAAAATGTCAAAGTTTGGAATGTTTGATTTTGCAAATAATTTATCTCCAAAAAATCAAGAACAATTTAATTCTATGCAAATGTCTATTCAAGAGTTAGCAGCTATGAGTATTGGATTGGCTGGTCTTATGAGTGAAGTATATAAAATAGACCCTAACACTGGTTCTATAGTTGGAACTTTACCTACTCAAGATAGTAAAGTTGGTTATAATGGTTATGTGAGTGCTAATTTCTTATATCCTGCTAATGCTAATTTTGGTATTGCCTATGAATATGGTAAACACGAGTTTATGTTTAATATGGGAAGAACATTTTGGAGTAAAGCAAAAACATTGGATTTAAAAATAAATTCACCAGAAATTCCACAATCATTAAAGCTCGCAACAATGCAATTTATGCAAAAGTGTGCAGCATCTGGTAATAATTGTAATACTATTGAAGGTTTTCAAAAAGTTGCTATGAGTATAAGTGCTACTTTAGACCCTAAAGATAAGCAAGCTATTGAAGAGTATTTTTTATCATCATTTTTACAAAATAGTTTAGAACAAGGTTGGAGAGATACAACATTACTTAGCTTTGGTTATAGATATAACTATGATAAAGAATTATCATTTATGCTAGGTTTTTATACAGAAGATAGTCCGGTAAGACGCGAGAAAATAAGCTTTTTAGCAAAAGATAGTAGAATGTATATGTATTCTTTAGGACTTGAATATAGATTAAACAAAAACTTAAAAGTAACAGGAGCGGGAGCATATCAACACTATGCTGATGTTAAAGTAAATAATGTTACTGATAATATTTTGATACAGACTAAAGGTAAGTTTTCAAATCAATCAAATCAGATTGTAAATGTTGGTATCAATTATGAGTTTTAA
- a CDS encoding protein-L-isoaspartate(D-aspartate) O-methyltransferase: MIFKDIYEQQKCARLAENIANEVNISNEIKQAFANTPREIFMPMSNFAYELHAMPLSSNQWISSPITVAKMTAALEPVGADSVLEIGCGSGYQAALLSNLIRRVFSLERIKELSNKAIKNLDTIKANVYVRHADGNNGLKNYAPYERILLSAYTNKVPDVLFTQLEVGGILVAPVGNENKQYITKYIKHKDRIEEIILDSCTFVPMLSGVE; encoded by the coding sequence ATGATTTTTAAGGATATTTACGAACAGCAAAAATGTGCTAGACTTGCTGAAAATATTGCAAATGAAGTTAATATTAGCAATGAGATTAAACAAGCATTTGCTAATACACCAAGAGAAATTTTTATGCCTATGAGTAATTTTGCTTATGAGCTTCACGCAATGCCGCTTAGCTCAAATCAATGGATTAGCTCACCAATTACTGTTGCAAAGATGACAGCAGCACTAGAGCCTGTTGGTGCTGATAGTGTGCTTGAGATTGGTTGTGGTAGTGGGTATCAAGCCGCACTTTTGAGTAATCTTATTAGAAGAGTTTTTTCTCTTGAGAGAATAAAGGAATTATCAAATAAAGCAATAAAAAATCTTGATACAATCAAGGCAAATGTATATGTTCGCCACGCCGATGGAAATAATGGGCTTAAAAATTATGCACCTTATGAGAGAATTTTACTATCTGCATATACAAATAAAGTTCCTGATGTATTATTTACTCAACTTGAAGTTGGTGGAATTTTAGTAGCTCCTGTTGGAAATGAAAATAAACAATATATTACTAAATATATTAAGCATAAAGATAGAATAGAAGAAATCATTCTTGATTCTTGCACTTTTGTTCCTATGTTAAGTGGTGTTGAATAG
- a CDS encoding ribonucleotide-diphosphate reductase subunit beta — MDRKRIYNPQSNEDLTSRRVFGGNPQGILNFTKAKYEWALKLWDLMEANTWFPREVDTTKDALDYKCNLTSSEKRMYDLVWSQLISMDSFQTNNLADNINPYITAPEINAVLARQAYEEANHSKSYAVMVEAICDDTDLIYEMEKHDATLRKKNDFISSLYEELAGDVTDEKLLYAMVANQILEGIYFYSGFTAIYALARAGKMLGSAQMVRFIQRDEITHLLLFQNMINSVRKERPDLFNEKTIAKIYEMFERAAELEIEWGKYITQNQIMGFTDDIITEYIHYLVDLRLSSIGLDKKYNAKHPIKWVDDFSKFNDQKSNFFESKVTNYSKGSLSFDDF; from the coding sequence ATGGATAGAAAAAGAATTTATAATCCACAAAGTAATGAAGATTTAACATCAAGAAGAGTATTTGGTGGAAATCCACAAGGTATATTAAATTTTACAAAAGCAAAATATGAGTGGGCTTTAAAATTATGGGATTTAATGGAAGCTAATACTTGGTTTCCTAGAGAAGTTGATACTACAAAAGATGCACTTGATTATAAATGTAATTTAACTTCAAGTGAAAAAAGAATGTATGATTTAGTATGGAGCCAACTAATTTCTATGGATAGTTTTCAAACCAATAACCTTGCTGACAATATCAACCCTTATATAACAGCTCCAGAGATTAATGCAGTATTAGCAAGACAAGCTTACGAAGAAGCAAATCATTCAAAAAGTTATGCAGTAATGGTTGAAGCTATTTGTGATGACACTGATTTAATATATGAAATGGAAAAGCACGACGCTACTTTAAGAAAGAAAAATGATTTTATTTCAAGTTTATATGAAGAACTTGCAGGAGATGTAACTGATGAAAAGTTACTATATGCAATGGTTGCGAATCAAATTCTAGAAGGAATTTATTTTTATAGTGGCTTTACTGCAATTTACGCACTAGCTCGTGCAGGTAAAATGCTAGGTTCTGCTCAAATGGTAAGATTTATCCAAAGAGATGAAATCACTCACTTATTGTTGTTTCAAAATATGATTAATTCAGTTAGAAAAGAAAGACCTGATTTATTTAACGAAAAAACAATTGCTAAAATTTATGAAATGTTTGAAAGAGCTGCAGAACTTGAAATTGAATGGGGTAAATACATTACTCAAAATCAAATTATGGGCTTTACTGACGATATAATTACTGAATATATTCATTATTTAGTAGATTTAAGACTTAGCTCAATCGGACTTGATAAAAAATATAATGCAAAACATCCTATTAAATGGGTTGATGATTTTTCTAAATTTAACGACCAAAAGAGTAACTTTTTTGAAAGTAAAGTTACAAATTATAGTAAAGGAAGCTTGAGTTTTGATGATTTTTAA
- a CDS encoding RDD family protein, translating to MAKAKVSLASLYDKLKAGIVDMFMIMMPIQYFTTYILVGSASEYRQNQSFILFATITYLLVLFLLLFFKGQSLGYKYLGLHLRNKNGKKASLFQVFIRLVLFVLTFSLLFGILFPFFRKDRQYIHDLFSNTIVLKENK from the coding sequence ATGGCAAAGGCTAAGGTAAGTTTAGCTAGCCTTTATGATAAATTAAAAGCTGGCATTGTTGATATGTTTATGATAATGATGCCAATACAATACTTCACTACCTATATCTTAGTAGGTAGTGCTAGTGAGTATAGACAAAATCAATCTTTTATATTATTTGCAACCATTACTTATCTTTTAGTTTTATTTTTGCTTTTATTTTTTAAAGGTCAGAGTTTAGGGTATAAATATTTAGGTTTGCATTTAAGAAATAAAAATGGTAAAAAAGCAAGTTTATTTCAAGTTTTTATTAGATTGGTATTGTTTGTGCTTACATTTTCTTTATTATTTGGTATTTTATTTCCATTTTTTAGAAAAGATAGGCAATATATACACGATTTATTTTCAAACACAATAGTCCTTAAGGAGAACAAATGA
- the frr gene encoding ribosome recycling factor yields the protein MLNDIYSKQKEQNEKAHNSLKKDFMTLRTGKVNISILDNVFVDYYGTPTPLNQVATVLATDATTITISPWEKSMIKAIDTAIKAANIGVNPNADADGVKLFFPPMTKEQREENAKAAKAMGEKCKVAIRNIRKDANDAVKKLEKDKAVSEDEAKKAYDEVQKLTDAAIAKTDELVKEKETQLLKV from the coding sequence ATGTTAAATGATATTTATTCAAAACAAAAAGAACAAAACGAAAAAGCTCACAATTCTTTAAAAAAAGATTTTATGACTTTAAGAACAGGTAAAGTAAATATTTCTATATTAGATAATGTTTTTGTAGATTATTATGGAACCCCAACTCCATTAAATCAAGTTGCAACCGTGTTGGCAACTGATGCAACGACAATTACTATTAGTCCTTGGGAAAAATCTATGATTAAGGCTATAGATACTGCTATAAAAGCAGCAAATATCGGCGTAAATCCTAATGCTGATGCTGATGGAGTTAAATTATTTTTCCCACCAATGACTAAAGAGCAAAGAGAAGAAAATGCTAAAGCTGCAAAAGCAATGGGAGAAAAATGCAAAGTAGCTATTAGAAATATCAGAAAAGACGCTAATGATGCTGTAAAAAAATTAGAAAAAGATAAAGCAGTAAGCGAAGATGAAGCTAAAAAAGCTTACGATGAAGTTCAAAAATTAACAGATGCGGCAATAGCTAAGACTGATGAATTAGTTAAAGAAAAAGAAACACAATTACTTAAAGTTTAA
- a CDS encoding Bax inhibitor-1/YccA family protein has protein sequence MSLYERTRTSSAIRSDAAIFVRDTYMYFALSLVAATLGAYLGATYLASFLVGNIWASIGTLIVEIALIMILNRKSEVTNGAIAMLFAFAFISGLSLTGIIYITLQSQAGATIIAQALFLTTLAFAGLSVFAFTTKRDFSVFAKGFFIVLLIMIGASLLNLFFQSHLLHLIVSCVGAIVFSFFIIYDTQMIIRGAYQTPIQGAIALYLDFINLFISLLNILRSIRD, from the coding sequence ATGAGTTTATACGAAAGAACTCGCACTAGTTCAGCAATTCGCTCAGATGCTGCTATTTTTGTAAGAGATACATATATGTATTTTGCACTTTCACTAGTTGCAGCTACTTTAGGAGCTTATTTAGGTGCTACTTATTTAGCTAGTTTTTTAGTTGGCAATATTTGGGCTAGTATAGGAACGCTTATAGTAGAAATTGCCTTAATTATGATATTAAATAGAAAAAGTGAGGTAACTAATGGTGCTATTGCTATGTTATTTGCATTTGCATTTATTAGTGGATTAAGCCTTACTGGAATTATTTATATTACTTTACAAAGTCAAGCAGGTGCTACAATTATTGCTCAAGCTTTATTCTTAACAACTTTAGCTTTTGCAGGTCTTAGTGTTTTTGCATTTACAACTAAAAGGGATTTTAGCGTTTTTGCTAAAGGATTTTTTATAGTTTTATTAATTATGATAGGTGCGTCTTTATTAAACCTATTTTTCCAAAGCCACCTTTTACATTTAATAGTTTCTTGTGTTGGAGCAATAGTATTTAGCTTCTTTATCATTTATGATACTCAAATGATAATTCGTGGAGCTTATCAAACACCAATTCAAGGTGCAATTGCTTTATACCTTGACTTTATTAATTTATTTATATCTTTATTAAATATCTTAAGAAGCATTAGAGACTAA